The Candidatus Tanganyikabacteria bacterium sequence CGGCCGGCCCTACCTACAACATCACGATCATCAACAACGGCCAGCCGTCGCAGATCGGCCTGGACAAGCCCGGCGATCCGGCGAGCCCGGCGTCTCCGGCCACTCCCGGCGTGTCGCCCGGCCTGCCCAATCCCGACCAGGCGGCGCCCGCGGCAGCGGCCGCGGCCCCCGACGCCGGCGGCTTCGCCGGCATCTTCGAGATGCTCTCGAAGCTCCTGGCCAGCCTCACGGATCTGCTCAAGAACCTGGCGCCGGCGGCGGCTCCGGCCAAGTAGGGCCGGCCCTACCCGGACGTCTCTCTCTTACTTGGACGAGGGCTCGGAAATCACCCGATTTCCGAGCTCTTCCTCCGAGATCATCTCGATGAACAAGACAACGAGGGTGGGGTCGAACTGCAGGCCGGCGGCCTTCTGAAGGATCTTGCAGGCCGTCTCGTGGCCGAGGCCTTTGCGGTAGGGCCGATCGTCCACCATGGCGCCGTACGCGTCGGCGATGGTCACGATGCGAGCCTCGATGGGAATCTCTTCGGCCTTGAGCCCCTCGGGATAGCCGCGCCCGTCCCACCGCTCGTGGTGGTAGTACATCGCGGGCACCAGTTCGCCCAGATGGAACGTGTGGCCGATGATCTGGCGCCCGATGGCCGGGTGACGCTGCATGACGGCCCACTCGTCGTCGGTGAGGGGCCCGGGCTTCTTGAGGATGGAGTCGGGTACGCCTATCTTGCCCAGATCGTGCAATGTGGCGGCCAGCTTGAACGTCTCCAGCCGATCGCCCTCGAAGCCCACCCGCTTGGCCAGGCGATAGGCGTACTCGCCGACCGCGCGGCTGTGGCTGTGGGTGTAGCCGTCCCGGGCCTCGACCACCGCGGCCAGGGCCTGCACCGAATCGTAGAAGGCCTCCTTGCGGTGGGCCACCCCTTTGGCCAGTTTCGCCGAATCGGGCACTTCCAGGTCGCCGGCTCGGAAGCAGCGGTTGCGGCCGGCGTCCTTGGCGGCCTGCAGGGCCTGCCTTGCCCGGCGCTCCAGCGTGTCGGCGTCTTCCTCGGGCCGCAGTTCGGCCACGCCGGCGCTGATGACCGTGGGCACGTCGATGCCTTCCGCGGTCTGTATGCCAAGCACGATCACCGCTTCGCGCACGCGTTCGGCGAGGATCCAGGCGCCGTCGGCATCGGTCTTGGGCAGCAGGGCCGCGATTTCGTCGCCGCCGAAGCGCGACACCAGGTCCGACCCGCGCACCGTCTCGGTCACCTTCGACGCCACCGCCTGCAGGACGCGATCGCCGACGCCGTAACCGTAGCGGCGGTTGATCTCGGAGAAGAAGTCGACGTTGAGGATCAACAGGCTGAAATGGCCGGCGTAGCGGTGGCTCTCGGCCACCTCCTTGCGCATCGCTTCCTGGAAGTAGGAGTGCGTGAGCAAGCCGGTGAGCGGATCGCGGATGGTGGCGGGATCTGGCTGGATCGTCCGCGACAGCGACGCGACCTGCGCCTGGAGCGCGGCCTGCACCGCGAACGTGTCTATCTGCGCCGAGGTCGCGAACACCCCCAAGGTCCCGCCGGCAGGCACTTCCAGCCCCAGCAGATCGGCTATCTGCTTTCGTTTACCTTCATCCAGGACGGGCTGGATCCGGACGTCGTCCATCCGACGATTATAGCCCAGGCCTGGAAGGACCCGGTTACAAGTCGATGGTGTTCTGCTTCGCCGTGGCCGGGAACTTCGCCGCCGTCTCCGGATCGACCTTCTCGCGGACATACTTGAAGGCGTGCTTCACGCTCGAGATGGCGGGCTTGCCGTTGCCCTTGGCGATGGCGCCCCAGATGGTCCCGAAGGCCACGCCGGTGCCGTCGGTGCCGTCCGCGTGCGTGTCGTAGAGATCCCACATCGCAGCCCCGGCGCGCCACTCGTTGGTAGGGCCGGCACACACCGGCGGGGCGTCGGGGTGGTCGGGATCCTTGTCGCCCGGGACGTTTTCGTACCGGAGCGGGGCGCGCCGCTTGACCATGAACTGGAACTTGGCGTCGGGATCGTCAGGCGTGGTGCTGACCGCCAGGCCCAGGAAGGTGGCGACGCCTTCCGACCAGGCCAGTGTCTCGTCGTAGCACTTGTCGATGTAGTGCTGCCCGCCGCCGAAGCGCATGTTGATGCCGATGTCGCTGATAGCATGGCCGATCTCGTGCGCGTTGACGTCCCACTGCTGTGCGGCGGTGAGGTTGACCGTGCCCCACGAGTAGTAGTCGCCGCCGGACGGCCAGCTGACCTCGATGGCCGAATCCCAGAACTCGAGATTGACGCCCGACGCGGTGAAGAAGGTGACGTACCGGTTGAAGACCTCCTGGATCAGGGCGGCCTGGCCGTTGGCCTCCTTGGGATCCATCACCGACTGGCCGACGTCCACGCCGGTCCCCGCGGTGAACTCGGGGCCCTTCCAGTCGTAGTCGCCGATCTTCCACAGCTTGTTGGCGAGCACGTAGTGCACGGTGAGCGCGATACGCTGGTACTTGGTGTCGAGCGCGACCTGCCACGCGCCGTCGGGCCCGGTGGTCGTCGTGGCGACGGTCTGCCCGCCCTTGCCCTTGATCTCGACGGTGGCGTTGGCGACGCCGGCCTGGTTGCCGGCGAGGTTCTGGGCGACCAGCTGGCCGGTCACGGGCACCGTGTCGCCGCCCTCGGGCATCGGGACGCTGCCCCTGCTCCGGGTGGCCGTGCGGAACGTGAGCCGCGCGCCGCGGGCGACGGCCTCGCGGGCGAGGCGCGACCGCGTGTCGGCGAACGTCGCCAGGCCGCTCATGATGTCCTCGTCGTGGGTCTTGACCCGGCTGCGGTGGATGCGGGTGAAGGGCCCGATCGGCGCGAGGCGCTGCGCGCGCTCAGCCTGGTAGCTCGCGGGGGCCTGGGGCGCAGCCAGGCGAGTGTTGCCGACGCCGCAAGCCGTGGCGGCTATCAGCGTGGCACCGAGAAGCGGAGCGAAACGGCGCATGACGAGTAACGGCCCTCCCAATTAAAGGCTAGTTTAAGCGATGTTTAAACGCGATTCAAGCCCCTCCTCGTAATATTGCCTGCAACAAATTCCCCATTACAAACTCACGCTCTCCAGCGGTAGGGAGCGCCCCGCGGGGGAATACAGGCAGAGTCAGTGGCCAGGCCCCTCGTAAGGTCAGTCGACCGACACTGACCTGTGAACGATGCGCCTTCATGGGCGGTCACGATTCACAAACCAGCAACAAAAGTTCAATTCGGGCGCAACTCCGCGCCCCGGGCCGAGTGGTAGATTAAGCTCAGCAGGGGCTATTGCCTCCCAGCCGACCTGGAGGAAAACCAAATGGCGAAGATCCTGGTAGCCGACGACGATCCAAACATCCGTCTGCTTCTGCAAAAGCAGCTGGAATACGAGGGGTACACCGTCATCACGGTCGCCAGCGGCCGCGCCGCGATCGATACGGCCCGCCGCGAGAAGCCGGACCTCATCGTGCTGGACCTCATGATGCCCGACATCGATGGGCTCGAGGTCTGCCGCCAGATCCGGCCCGAACTCGTGACCCCGATCATCATGCTCACGGCCAAGGGCACCGACACCGACAAGGTGGTGGGCCTGGCGGTGGGCGCCGACGAGTACATGACCAAGCCGTTCAGCCTGATCGAGCTCACGGCTCGCGTGAAGGCCAACCTGCGGCGGGTCGATCGCCTCAAGCGGTCGCTCGTGGAGAGCCCAAACCGCTTGCAGGTCGAGGGCCTGGTCATCGACACCGACCAGCACATCGTCACCATCAAGGACGAGCCGCTGGAGCTGCCGTACAAGGAATACAGCCTGCTGTATCTCCTGGTCTCCAACCTCGGCAAGGCCATCAGCCGCGATTCCATCCTGTACCGCGTCTGGGGCGACGACTTCTTCGGCGACGATCGCGTCGTGGACGTGCACATCTGCCGGCTGCGCGAGAAGCTCGAGCGCTTCTCCGACTGCCCGATCGTCATCAAGACCGTCCGCGGGGTCGGCTATCGCTGCATGAAGGCGAAGGACGACGCCAAGGGCGCCGAGAAGACCGCGGCGGCGGCCAGCTAGCCAGCGCCCGCCGAATCAGTCAGGGCCGGCCGCGTGGCCGGCCCTGCTTCCTTGGTTGCGTCCGGGCGTACTAGAAAAACAGTCCTGGGTATGTTTTCTCCACAGGCCGGTGTTGGGAAGGACGGGAAGACTCCGCTGATCCGTTTCGAGCAGGACCACGAGCGCCTTTGGCGTCTCGTGAAGGTGGCCGGGAGGGCCGCGTGAGCACCGCGCGCCTGCTTGGCAAGGGCGCCGCGCTATCCCGCGGCGGCATGGTCGTAGCGACCAGCGAAGGCCCCATCCAGTT is a genomic window containing:
- a CDS encoding diguanylate cyclase, with the protein product MDDVRIQPVLDEGKRKQIADLLGLEVPAGGTLGVFATSAQIDTFAVQAALQAQVASLSRTIQPDPATIRDPLTGLLTHSYFQEAMRKEVAESHRYAGHFSLLILNVDFFSEINRRYGYGVGDRVLQAVASKVTETVRGSDLVSRFGGDEIAALLPKTDADGAWILAERVREAVIVLGIQTAEGIDVPTVISAGVAELRPEEDADTLERRARQALQAAKDAGRNRCFRAGDLEVPDSAKLAKGVAHRKEAFYDSVQALAAVVEARDGYTHSHSRAVGEYAYRLAKRVGFEGDRLETFKLAATLHDLGKIGVPDSILKKPGPLTDDEWAVMQRHPAIGRQIIGHTFHLGELVPAMYYHHERWDGRGYPEGLKAEEIPIEARIVTIADAYGAMVDDRPYRKGLGHETACKILQKAAGLQFDPTLVVLFIEMISEEELGNRVISEPSSK
- a CDS encoding response regulator transcription factor, with product MAKILVADDDPNIRLLLQKQLEYEGYTVITVASGRAAIDTARREKPDLIVLDLMMPDIDGLEVCRQIRPELVTPIIMLTAKGTDTDKVVGLAVGADEYMTKPFSLIELTARVKANLRRVDRLKRSLVESPNRLQVEGLVIDTDQHIVTIKDEPLELPYKEYSLLYLLVSNLGKAISRDSILYRVWGDDFFGDDRVVDVHICRLREKLERFSDCPIVIKTVRGVGYRCMKAKDDAKGAEKTAAAAS